In a single window of the Orcinus orca chromosome 9, mOrcOrc1.1, whole genome shotgun sequence genome:
- the TRPV6 gene encoding transient receptor potential cation channel subfamily V member 6 isoform X2, producing the protein MGLPLPREKGHILCLWRKFRRRFQRQESWAQRRDEQNLLQQKRIWESPLLTAAKENDIQALVKLLKYEACDVHQKGALGETVLHVAALYDHLEAAIVLMEAAPELVDEPITSELYEGQTALHMAIMNQNVNLVKALLAHGASVSARAVGSAFCLSPHNLLYFGEHPLSFAACMGSEETVRLLIEHGADIRAQDSLGNTVLHILVLQPSKTFACQMYNLLLSYDGRGDHLQSLDLVPNHQGLTPFKLAGVEGNTTMFQHLMQKRKHIQWTCGPLTSTLYDLTEIDSSGEEQSLLELIVTSKKREARQILDQTPVKELVNLKWKRYGWPYFCVLAAIYLLYLVCFTTCCVYRPLNPRTHNQTDPRDNTVLQQKLLQEAYVTPEDHLRLVGELVSVFGAVIILLIEIPDIFRVGVTRFFGQTILGGPFHVLFITYACMVLVTMVMRLTNTNGEVVPMSFALVLGWCNVMYFARGFQMLGPFTVMIQKMIFGDLMRFCWLMAVVILGFASAFFIIFQTEDPNELGHFYSYPMALFSTFELFLTIIDGPANYTVDLPFMYSVTYAAFAIIAALLMLNLLIAMMGDTHWRVAHERDELWRAQVVATTVMLEKKLPRCLWPRSGICGRKFGLGDRWFLRVEDRQDLNRQRVRRYAQAFCNPGSEDDMEGRGLGGPHLSLPAPSVSRSTSRSSSMNWERLREATRREGRGTMTMALEDGQCWEYQI; encoded by the exons ATGGGGTTACCGCTGCCCAGGGAGAAGGGGCACATTCTCTGCCTGTGGAGAAAGTTCCGTAGGCGGTTCCAGAGACAGGAGTCATGGGCTCAGAGGCGAGACGAGCAGAACCTGCTCCAGCAGAAGAG GATCTGGGAGTCTCCTCTCCTCACAGCTGCCAAAGAGAACGATATCCAGGCTCTCGTCAAGCTGCTCAAATATGAAGCCTGCGATGTCCACCAGAAAG GAGCCCTGGGGGAGACGGTGCTGCACGTGGCAGCCCTCTATGACCACCTGGAGGCCGCCATCGTGCTGATGGAGGCCGCCCCGGAGCTGGTCGACGAGCCCATTACCTCTGAGCTGTATGAAG GTCAGACGGCACTGCACATGGCCATCATGAACCAGAATGTGAACTTGGTGAAAGCCCTCCTCGCCCACGGGGCCAGCGTCTCTGCAAGGGCAGTAGGCTCAGCGTTCTGCCTCAGTCCCCACAACCTCCTCTACTTTG GGGAGCACCCTTTGTCCTTTGCGGCCTGCATGGGCAGCGAGGAGACCGTGAGGCTGCTCATTGAGCACGGCGCTGACATCCGGGCCCAGGACTCCCTGG GAAACACAGTGTTGCACATCCTCGTCCTCCAGCCCAGCAAAACCTTTGCCTGCCAGATGTACAACCTGCTGCTGTCCTACGACGGGCGCGGGGACCACCTGCAGTCCCTGGACCTCGTGCCCAATCACCAGGGCCTCACCCCCTTCAAGCTGGCTGGAGTGGAGGGCAACACCACG ATGTTCCAGCACCTGATGCAGAAGCGGAAGCACATCCAGTGGACGTGCGGGCCGCTGACCTCCACTCTCTACGACCTCACAGAGATCGACTCCTCAGGGGAGGAGCAGTCCCTGCTGGAGCTGATCGTCACCTCCAAGAAGCGGGAG GCTCGCCAGATCCTGGACCAGACGCCAGTGAAGGAGCTGGTGAACCTCAAGTGGAAGAGATATGGGTGGCCATACTTCTGCGTGCTGGCTGCCATATACCTGCTGTACCTGGTCTGCTTTACCACGTGCTGTGTCTACCGCCCCCTCAATCCCAGGACCCACAACCAAACTGACCCCCGGGACAATACCGTCCTACAGCAGAAGCTACTTCAG GAGGCCTATGTGACCCCCGAGGATCACCTCCGACTGGTGGGGGAGCTGGTGTCCGTCTTCGGAGCTGTGATCATTCTGCTCATAGAG ATTCCAGACATCTTCCGCGTGGGGGTCACTCGCTTCTTTGGACAGACCATCCTTGGAGGACCGTTCCACGTGCTCTT CATCACCTATGCCTGCATGGTGCTGGTAACCATGGTGATGAGGCTCACCAACACCAACGGGGAGGTGGTACCCATGTCCTTCGCCCTGGTGCtgggctggtgcaacgtcatgtaCTTTGCCCGAGGATTCCAGATGCTGGGCCCCTTCACCGTCATGATCCAGAAG ATGATTTTTGGCGATCTGATGAGGTTCTGCTGGCTGATGGCTGTGGTCATCCTGGGCTTTGCCTCAG CCTTCTTTATCATCTTCCAGACAGAGGACCCTAACGAGCTGGGCCATTTCTACAGTTACCCCATGGCGCTGTTCAGCACCTTCGAGCTGTTCCTCACCATCATTGATGGCCCTGCCAACTACACCGTAGATCTGCCCTTCATGTACAGCGTCACCTACGCTGCCTTCGCCATCATTGCCGCTCTTCTCATGCTCAACCTCCTCATCGCTATGATGGGTGACACTCACTGGCGCGTGGCCCACGAGCGGGACGAGCTCTGGAGGGCCCAG GTCGTGGCCACCACAGTGATGCTGGAAAAGAAGCTGCCGCGCTGCCTGTGGCCTCGCTCCGGGATCTGCGGGCGCAAGTTCGGGCTGGGGGACCGTTGGTTCCTGCG GGTGGAAGACAGACAGGATCTCAACCGGCAGCGCGTCCGGCGCTATGCGCAGGCCTTCTGCAACCCAGGCTCCGAAGATGACATGGAAGGACGGGGGCTGGGCGGCCCCCACCTGTCCCTTCCTGCCCCCTCGGTGTCTCGAAGTACTTCCCGCAGCAGCAGCATGAACTGGGAGAGGCTGCGGGAAGCGACccggagagaggggagggggacgATGACCATGGCTCTGGAGGACGGGCAGTGCTGGGAGTACCAGATCTGA
- the TRPV6 gene encoding transient receptor potential cation channel subfamily V member 6 isoform X3, whose protein sequence is MGPRSHRDFWRRWSWNAAVLITHQLLPLCLFQKPGSLGHIWKFLWELCTLQQLHSWLTSGSASRAPLIRIWESPLLTAAKENDIQALVKLLKYEACDVHQKGALGETVLHVAALYDHLEAAIVLMEAAPELVDEPITSELYEGQTALHMAIMNQNVNLVKALLAHGASVSARAVGSAFCLSPHNLLYFGNTVLHILVLQPSKTFACQMYNLLLSYDGRGDHLQSLDLVPNHQGLTPFKLAGVEGNTTMFQHLMQKRKHIQWTCGPLTSTLYDLTEIDSSGEEQSLLELIVTSKKREARQILDQTPVKELVNLKWKRYGWPYFCVLAAIYLLYLVCFTTCCVYRPLNPRTHNQTDPRDNTVLQQKLLQEAYVTPEDHLRLVGELVSVFGAVIILLIEIPDIFRVGVTRFFGQTILGGPFHVLFITYACMVLVTMVMRLTNTNGEVVPMSFALVLGWCNVMYFARGFQMLGPFTVMIQKMIFGDLMRFCWLMAVVILGFASAFFIIFQTEDPNELGHFYSYPMALFSTFELFLTIIDGPANYTVDLPFMYSVTYAAFAIIAALLMLNLLIAMMGDTHWRVAHERDELWRAQVVATTVMLEKKLPRCLWPRSGICGRKFGLGDRWFLRVEDRQDLNRQRVRRYAQAFCNPGSEDDMEGRGLGGPHLSLPAPSVSRSTSRSSSMNWERLREATRREGRGTMTMALEDGQCWEYQI, encoded by the exons ATGGGGCCGAGGTCCCACCGTGATTTCTGGCGAAGATGGAGCTGGAACGCAGCTGTTCTGATTACGCATCAGTTGCTCCCTCTATGCCTCTTCCAGAAGCCAGGCTCCCTTGGGCACATTTGGAAATTCCTTTGGGAGCTGTGCACGCTTCAGCAACTGCATTCCTGGTTGACTTCCGGGTCTGCAAGCAGAGCGCCTCTGATCAG GATCTGGGAGTCTCCTCTCCTCACAGCTGCCAAAGAGAACGATATCCAGGCTCTCGTCAAGCTGCTCAAATATGAAGCCTGCGATGTCCACCAGAAAG GAGCCCTGGGGGAGACGGTGCTGCACGTGGCAGCCCTCTATGACCACCTGGAGGCCGCCATCGTGCTGATGGAGGCCGCCCCGGAGCTGGTCGACGAGCCCATTACCTCTGAGCTGTATGAAG GTCAGACGGCACTGCACATGGCCATCATGAACCAGAATGTGAACTTGGTGAAAGCCCTCCTCGCCCACGGGGCCAGCGTCTCTGCAAGGGCAGTAGGCTCAGCGTTCTGCCTCAGTCCCCACAACCTCCTCTACTTTG GAAACACAGTGTTGCACATCCTCGTCCTCCAGCCCAGCAAAACCTTTGCCTGCCAGATGTACAACCTGCTGCTGTCCTACGACGGGCGCGGGGACCACCTGCAGTCCCTGGACCTCGTGCCCAATCACCAGGGCCTCACCCCCTTCAAGCTGGCTGGAGTGGAGGGCAACACCACG ATGTTCCAGCACCTGATGCAGAAGCGGAAGCACATCCAGTGGACGTGCGGGCCGCTGACCTCCACTCTCTACGACCTCACAGAGATCGACTCCTCAGGGGAGGAGCAGTCCCTGCTGGAGCTGATCGTCACCTCCAAGAAGCGGGAG GCTCGCCAGATCCTGGACCAGACGCCAGTGAAGGAGCTGGTGAACCTCAAGTGGAAGAGATATGGGTGGCCATACTTCTGCGTGCTGGCTGCCATATACCTGCTGTACCTGGTCTGCTTTACCACGTGCTGTGTCTACCGCCCCCTCAATCCCAGGACCCACAACCAAACTGACCCCCGGGACAATACCGTCCTACAGCAGAAGCTACTTCAG GAGGCCTATGTGACCCCCGAGGATCACCTCCGACTGGTGGGGGAGCTGGTGTCCGTCTTCGGAGCTGTGATCATTCTGCTCATAGAG ATTCCAGACATCTTCCGCGTGGGGGTCACTCGCTTCTTTGGACAGACCATCCTTGGAGGACCGTTCCACGTGCTCTT CATCACCTATGCCTGCATGGTGCTGGTAACCATGGTGATGAGGCTCACCAACACCAACGGGGAGGTGGTACCCATGTCCTTCGCCCTGGTGCtgggctggtgcaacgtcatgtaCTTTGCCCGAGGATTCCAGATGCTGGGCCCCTTCACCGTCATGATCCAGAAG ATGATTTTTGGCGATCTGATGAGGTTCTGCTGGCTGATGGCTGTGGTCATCCTGGGCTTTGCCTCAG CCTTCTTTATCATCTTCCAGACAGAGGACCCTAACGAGCTGGGCCATTTCTACAGTTACCCCATGGCGCTGTTCAGCACCTTCGAGCTGTTCCTCACCATCATTGATGGCCCTGCCAACTACACCGTAGATCTGCCCTTCATGTACAGCGTCACCTACGCTGCCTTCGCCATCATTGCCGCTCTTCTCATGCTCAACCTCCTCATCGCTATGATGGGTGACACTCACTGGCGCGTGGCCCACGAGCGGGACGAGCTCTGGAGGGCCCAG GTCGTGGCCACCACAGTGATGCTGGAAAAGAAGCTGCCGCGCTGCCTGTGGCCTCGCTCCGGGATCTGCGGGCGCAAGTTCGGGCTGGGGGACCGTTGGTTCCTGCG GGTGGAAGACAGACAGGATCTCAACCGGCAGCGCGTCCGGCGCTATGCGCAGGCCTTCTGCAACCCAGGCTCCGAAGATGACATGGAAGGACGGGGGCTGGGCGGCCCCCACCTGTCCCTTCCTGCCCCCTCGGTGTCTCGAAGTACTTCCCGCAGCAGCAGCATGAACTGGGAGAGGCTGCGGGAAGCGACccggagagaggggagggggacgATGACCATGGCTCTGGAGGACGGGCAGTGCTGGGAGTACCAGATCTGA
- the TRPV6 gene encoding transient receptor potential cation channel subfamily V member 6 isoform X1 produces the protein MGPRSHRDFWRRWSWNAAVLITHQLLPLCLFQKPGSLGHIWKFLWELCTLQQLHSWLTSGSASRAPLIRIWESPLLTAAKENDIQALVKLLKYEACDVHQKGALGETVLHVAALYDHLEAAIVLMEAAPELVDEPITSELYEGQTALHMAIMNQNVNLVKALLAHGASVSARAVGSAFCLSPHNLLYFGEHPLSFAACMGSEETVRLLIEHGADIRAQDSLGNTVLHILVLQPSKTFACQMYNLLLSYDGRGDHLQSLDLVPNHQGLTPFKLAGVEGNTTMFQHLMQKRKHIQWTCGPLTSTLYDLTEIDSSGEEQSLLELIVTSKKREARQILDQTPVKELVNLKWKRYGWPYFCVLAAIYLLYLVCFTTCCVYRPLNPRTHNQTDPRDNTVLQQKLLQEAYVTPEDHLRLVGELVSVFGAVIILLIEIPDIFRVGVTRFFGQTILGGPFHVLFITYACMVLVTMVMRLTNTNGEVVPMSFALVLGWCNVMYFARGFQMLGPFTVMIQKMIFGDLMRFCWLMAVVILGFASAFFIIFQTEDPNELGHFYSYPMALFSTFELFLTIIDGPANYTVDLPFMYSVTYAAFAIIAALLMLNLLIAMMGDTHWRVAHERDELWRAQVVATTVMLEKKLPRCLWPRSGICGRKFGLGDRWFLRVEDRQDLNRQRVRRYAQAFCNPGSEDDMEGRGLGGPHLSLPAPSVSRSTSRSSSMNWERLREATRREGRGTMTMALEDGQCWEYQI, from the exons ATGGGGCCGAGGTCCCACCGTGATTTCTGGCGAAGATGGAGCTGGAACGCAGCTGTTCTGATTACGCATCAGTTGCTCCCTCTATGCCTCTTCCAGAAGCCAGGCTCCCTTGGGCACATTTGGAAATTCCTTTGGGAGCTGTGCACGCTTCAGCAACTGCATTCCTGGTTGACTTCCGGGTCTGCAAGCAGAGCGCCTCTGATCAG GATCTGGGAGTCTCCTCTCCTCACAGCTGCCAAAGAGAACGATATCCAGGCTCTCGTCAAGCTGCTCAAATATGAAGCCTGCGATGTCCACCAGAAAG GAGCCCTGGGGGAGACGGTGCTGCACGTGGCAGCCCTCTATGACCACCTGGAGGCCGCCATCGTGCTGATGGAGGCCGCCCCGGAGCTGGTCGACGAGCCCATTACCTCTGAGCTGTATGAAG GTCAGACGGCACTGCACATGGCCATCATGAACCAGAATGTGAACTTGGTGAAAGCCCTCCTCGCCCACGGGGCCAGCGTCTCTGCAAGGGCAGTAGGCTCAGCGTTCTGCCTCAGTCCCCACAACCTCCTCTACTTTG GGGAGCACCCTTTGTCCTTTGCGGCCTGCATGGGCAGCGAGGAGACCGTGAGGCTGCTCATTGAGCACGGCGCTGACATCCGGGCCCAGGACTCCCTGG GAAACACAGTGTTGCACATCCTCGTCCTCCAGCCCAGCAAAACCTTTGCCTGCCAGATGTACAACCTGCTGCTGTCCTACGACGGGCGCGGGGACCACCTGCAGTCCCTGGACCTCGTGCCCAATCACCAGGGCCTCACCCCCTTCAAGCTGGCTGGAGTGGAGGGCAACACCACG ATGTTCCAGCACCTGATGCAGAAGCGGAAGCACATCCAGTGGACGTGCGGGCCGCTGACCTCCACTCTCTACGACCTCACAGAGATCGACTCCTCAGGGGAGGAGCAGTCCCTGCTGGAGCTGATCGTCACCTCCAAGAAGCGGGAG GCTCGCCAGATCCTGGACCAGACGCCAGTGAAGGAGCTGGTGAACCTCAAGTGGAAGAGATATGGGTGGCCATACTTCTGCGTGCTGGCTGCCATATACCTGCTGTACCTGGTCTGCTTTACCACGTGCTGTGTCTACCGCCCCCTCAATCCCAGGACCCACAACCAAACTGACCCCCGGGACAATACCGTCCTACAGCAGAAGCTACTTCAG GAGGCCTATGTGACCCCCGAGGATCACCTCCGACTGGTGGGGGAGCTGGTGTCCGTCTTCGGAGCTGTGATCATTCTGCTCATAGAG ATTCCAGACATCTTCCGCGTGGGGGTCACTCGCTTCTTTGGACAGACCATCCTTGGAGGACCGTTCCACGTGCTCTT CATCACCTATGCCTGCATGGTGCTGGTAACCATGGTGATGAGGCTCACCAACACCAACGGGGAGGTGGTACCCATGTCCTTCGCCCTGGTGCtgggctggtgcaacgtcatgtaCTTTGCCCGAGGATTCCAGATGCTGGGCCCCTTCACCGTCATGATCCAGAAG ATGATTTTTGGCGATCTGATGAGGTTCTGCTGGCTGATGGCTGTGGTCATCCTGGGCTTTGCCTCAG CCTTCTTTATCATCTTCCAGACAGAGGACCCTAACGAGCTGGGCCATTTCTACAGTTACCCCATGGCGCTGTTCAGCACCTTCGAGCTGTTCCTCACCATCATTGATGGCCCTGCCAACTACACCGTAGATCTGCCCTTCATGTACAGCGTCACCTACGCTGCCTTCGCCATCATTGCCGCTCTTCTCATGCTCAACCTCCTCATCGCTATGATGGGTGACACTCACTGGCGCGTGGCCCACGAGCGGGACGAGCTCTGGAGGGCCCAG GTCGTGGCCACCACAGTGATGCTGGAAAAGAAGCTGCCGCGCTGCCTGTGGCCTCGCTCCGGGATCTGCGGGCGCAAGTTCGGGCTGGGGGACCGTTGGTTCCTGCG GGTGGAAGACAGACAGGATCTCAACCGGCAGCGCGTCCGGCGCTATGCGCAGGCCTTCTGCAACCCAGGCTCCGAAGATGACATGGAAGGACGGGGGCTGGGCGGCCCCCACCTGTCCCTTCCTGCCCCCTCGGTGTCTCGAAGTACTTCCCGCAGCAGCAGCATGAACTGGGAGAGGCTGCGGGAAGCGACccggagagaggggagggggacgATGACCATGGCTCTGGAGGACGGGCAGTGCTGGGAGTACCAGATCTGA